The following are from one region of the Anguilla rostrata isolate EN2019 chromosome 7, ASM1855537v3, whole genome shotgun sequence genome:
- the LOC135259724 gene encoding RNA-binding protein 47-like isoform X6 codes for MTAEDSTTKPATMTTPNPSSQPACHPQQPHTSVPEGVAGAPNEPALVALMERTGYGMVQENGQRKYGPPPGWDGHAPPRGCEIFVGKIPRDVYEDELVPVFETVGRIYEMRLMMDFDGKNRGYAFVTYTQKHEAKRAVRELNNYEVRPGRLLGVCCSVDNCRLFIGGIPKTKKREEILEEVSKVTEGVLDVIVYASAADKMKNRGFAFVEYESHRAAAMARRKLMPGRIQLWGHQIAVDWAEPEIDVDEDVMETVKILYVRNLMIETSEETLRQVFGQFNPGCVERVKKIRDYAFVHFANRGDAVLAMDNLNGTEVEGSCIEVTLAKPVDKEQYTRYQKAAKGTTPAPETPQTNYIYQCDPYTLAYYGYPYNALIGPNREYFIKAGAIRGRGRAASGSRATGPRGSYLGGYSAGRGIYSRYHEGKAKQQDKPYELVPSLELAAVNPVGIKPGASQLTLPTLGGQYPMFSSGPAAKLLEEGKMHAVEHLINPLAMQHDHSTAAAATAAVLPAVSTPPPFQGRPITPVYAMAHNVQRIPTAAAAAGLYGAGYGASYAVPIAAPTTATLAALQKNAAVAAAAYGAYAGYMPQAFPAAAAFQVPIHDIYQTY; via the exons ATGACCGCAGAGGACTCCACAACGAAACCCGCCACCATGACCACACCCAACCCCAGCTCCCAGCCCGCCTGCCACCCCCAGCAACCCCACACCTCCGTGCCCGAGGGGGTGGCCGGGGCCCCCAACGAGCCGGCCCTGGTAGCCCTGATGGAGCGCACGGGCTACGGCATGGTCCAGGAGAACGGCCAGCGAAAGTACGGCCCCCCGCCCGGGTGGgatggccacgcccccccgcgGGGCTGCGAGATCTTCGTGGGGAAGATCCCGCGGGACGTCTACGAGGACGAGCTGGTGCCCGTCTTCGAGACGGTGGGGCGCATCTACGAGATGCGCCTGATGATGGACTTCGACGGGAAGAACCGGGGCTACGCCTTCGTCACGTACACCCAGAAGCACGAGGCCAAGCGGGCCGTGCGGGAGCTCAACAACTACGAGGTCCGCCCGGGGCGGCTCCTGGGCGTCTGCTGCTCGGTGGACAACTGCCGCCTCTTCATCGGGGGCATCCCGAAAACCAAGAAGCGCGAGGAGATCCTGGAGGAGGTCTCCAAGGTGACCGAGGGCGTGCTGGACGTCATCGTGTACGCCAGCGCCGCCGACAAGATGAAGAACCGCGGCTTCGCCTTCGTGGAGTACGAGAGCCACCGGGCGGCGGCCATGGCCCGGCGCAAGCTGATGCCGGGCCGCATCCAGCTGTGGGGCCACCAGATCGCCGTGGACTGGGCGGAGCCCGAGATCGACGTGGACGAGGACGTGATGGAGACGGTCAAGATCCTCTACGTGCGCAACCTGATGATCGAGACGTCGGAGGAGACGCTGCGGCAGGTCTTCGGCCAGTTCAACCCCGGGTGCGTGGAGCGCGTCAAGAAGATCCGCGACTACGCCTTCGTGCACTTCGCCAACCGCGGCGACGCCGTCCTCGCCATGGACAACCTCAACGGCACGGAGGTGGAGGGATCCTGCATCGAAGTGACTCTCGCCAAGCCCGTCGACAAGGAGCAGTACACTCGATACCAGAAGGCTGCCAAGGGGACCACCCCCGCCCCAGAGACCCCCCAGACCAACTACATTTACCAGTGCGATCCCTACACCCTCGCTTACTATGGGTACCCTTACAATGCACTCATAGGGCCCAACAGAGAATACTTCATCAAAG CAGGTGCTATAAGAGGGCGGGGCCGCGCAGCCTCAGGGAGCAGGGCCACGGGCCCGCGAGGGTCTTATCTGGGGGGCTACTCGGCCGGGCGCGGCATATACAGCAGGTACCACGAGGGCAAGGCCAAGCAGCAGGACAAGCCGTACGAGCTGGTGCCCAGCCTGGAGCTGGCAGCCGTCAACCCAGTGGGCATCAAGCCGGGCGCAAGTCAGT tgaCCCTCCCAACTCTGGGCGGTCAGTACCCCATGTTCTCCAGTGGCCCCGCTGCTAAACTATTGGAGGAGGGGAAGATGCACGCGGTCGAGCACCTGATCAACCCCCTGGCCATGCAGCACGACCACTCcacggccgccgccgccactgCCGCCGTCCTTCCCGCCgtctccaccccacccccattccaG GGCCGACCCATCACCCCGGTGTACGCCATGGCCCACAACGTCCAGCGCATcccgacggcggcggcggcggccggccTCTACGGGGCCGGCTACGGGGCCAGCTACGCCGTGCCCATCGCCGCGCCGACCACCGCCACCCTGGCGGCCCTGCAGAAGAACGCGGCCGTGGCGGCGGCCGCGTACGGAGCCTACGCCGGCTACATGCCTCAGGCCTTCCCCGCCGCCGCTGCCTTCCAGGTGCCCATTCATGACATCTATCAGACCTACTGA
- the LOC135259724 gene encoding RNA-binding protein 47-like isoform X2, which yields MSARPCSRPTAPDAAGGGRLLNRLDGFSIMTAEDSTTKPATMTTPNPSSQPACHPQQPHTSVPEGVAGAPNEPALVALMERTGYGMVQENGQRKYGPPPGWDGHAPPRGCEIFVGKIPRDVYEDELVPVFETVGRIYEMRLMMDFDGKNRGYAFVTYTQKHEAKRAVRELNNYEVRPGRLLGVCCSVDNCRLFIGGIPKTKKREEILEEVSKVTEGVLDVIVYASAADKMKNRGFAFVEYESHRAAAMARRKLMPGRIQLWGHQIAVDWAEPEIDVDEDVMETVKILYVRNLMIETSEETLRQVFGQFNPGCVERVKKIRDYAFVHFANRGDAVLAMDNLNGTEVEGSCIEVTLAKPVDKEQYTRYQKAAKGTTPAPETPQTNYIYQCDPYTLAYYGYPYNALIGPNREYFIKGAIRGRGRAASGSRATGPRGSYLGGYSAGRGIYSRYHEGKAKQQDKPYELVPSLELAAVNPVGIKPGASQLTLPTLGGQYPMFSSGPAAKLLEEGKMHAVEHLINPLAMQHDHSTAAAATAAVLPAVSTPPPFQGRPITPVYAMAHNVQRIPTAAAAAGLYGAGYGASYAVPIAAPTTATLAALQKNAAVAAAAYGAYAGYMPQAFPAAAAFQVPIHDIYQTY from the exons GCTCCTTAACAGATTGGATGGTTTTTCCATAATGACCGCAGAGGACTCCACAACGAAACCCGCCACCATGACCACACCCAACCCCAGCTCCCAGCCCGCCTGCCACCCCCAGCAACCCCACACCTCCGTGCCCGAGGGGGTGGCCGGGGCCCCCAACGAGCCGGCCCTGGTAGCCCTGATGGAGCGCACGGGCTACGGCATGGTCCAGGAGAACGGCCAGCGAAAGTACGGCCCCCCGCCCGGGTGGgatggccacgcccccccgcgGGGCTGCGAGATCTTCGTGGGGAAGATCCCGCGGGACGTCTACGAGGACGAGCTGGTGCCCGTCTTCGAGACGGTGGGGCGCATCTACGAGATGCGCCTGATGATGGACTTCGACGGGAAGAACCGGGGCTACGCCTTCGTCACGTACACCCAGAAGCACGAGGCCAAGCGGGCCGTGCGGGAGCTCAACAACTACGAGGTCCGCCCGGGGCGGCTCCTGGGCGTCTGCTGCTCGGTGGACAACTGCCGCCTCTTCATCGGGGGCATCCCGAAAACCAAGAAGCGCGAGGAGATCCTGGAGGAGGTCTCCAAGGTGACCGAGGGCGTGCTGGACGTCATCGTGTACGCCAGCGCCGCCGACAAGATGAAGAACCGCGGCTTCGCCTTCGTGGAGTACGAGAGCCACCGGGCGGCGGCCATGGCCCGGCGCAAGCTGATGCCGGGCCGCATCCAGCTGTGGGGCCACCAGATCGCCGTGGACTGGGCGGAGCCCGAGATCGACGTGGACGAGGACGTGATGGAGACGGTCAAGATCCTCTACGTGCGCAACCTGATGATCGAGACGTCGGAGGAGACGCTGCGGCAGGTCTTCGGCCAGTTCAACCCCGGGTGCGTGGAGCGCGTCAAGAAGATCCGCGACTACGCCTTCGTGCACTTCGCCAACCGCGGCGACGCCGTCCTCGCCATGGACAACCTCAACGGCACGGAGGTGGAGGGATCCTGCATCGAAGTGACTCTCGCCAAGCCCGTCGACAAGGAGCAGTACACTCGATACCAGAAGGCTGCCAAGGGGACCACCCCCGCCCCAGAGACCCCCCAGACCAACTACATTTACCAGTGCGATCCCTACACCCTCGCTTACTATGGGTACCCTTACAATGCACTCATAGGGCCCAACAGAGAATACTTCATCAAAG GTGCTATAAGAGGGCGGGGCCGCGCAGCCTCAGGGAGCAGGGCCACGGGCCCGCGAGGGTCTTATCTGGGGGGCTACTCGGCCGGGCGCGGCATATACAGCAGGTACCACGAGGGCAAGGCCAAGCAGCAGGACAAGCCGTACGAGCTGGTGCCCAGCCTGGAGCTGGCAGCCGTCAACCCAGTGGGCATCAAGCCGGGCGCAAGTCAGT tgaCCCTCCCAACTCTGGGCGGTCAGTACCCCATGTTCTCCAGTGGCCCCGCTGCTAAACTATTGGAGGAGGGGAAGATGCACGCGGTCGAGCACCTGATCAACCCCCTGGCCATGCAGCACGACCACTCcacggccgccgccgccactgCCGCCGTCCTTCCCGCCgtctccaccccacccccattccaG GGCCGACCCATCACCCCGGTGTACGCCATGGCCCACAACGTCCAGCGCATcccgacggcggcggcggcggccggccTCTACGGGGCCGGCTACGGGGCCAGCTACGCCGTGCCCATCGCCGCGCCGACCACCGCCACCCTGGCGGCCCTGCAGAAGAACGCGGCCGTGGCGGCGGCCGCGTACGGAGCCTACGCCGGCTACATGCCTCAGGCCTTCCCCGCCGCCGCTGCCTTCCAGGTGCCCATTCATGACATCTATCAGACCTACTGA
- the LOC135259724 gene encoding RNA-binding protein 47-like isoform X3: MSARPCSRPTAPDAAGGGRLLNRLDGFSIMTAEDSTTKPATMTTPNPSSQPACHPQQPHTSVPEGVAGAPNEPALVALMERTGYGMVQENGQRKYGPPPGWDGHAPPRGCEIFVGKIPRDVYEDELVPVFETVGRIYEMRLMMDFDGKNRGYAFVTYTQKHEAKRAVRELNNYEVRPGRLLGVCCSVDNCRLFIGGIPKTKKREEILEEVSKVTEGVLDVIVYASAADKMKNRGFAFVEYESHRAAAMARRKLMPGRIQLWGHQIAVDWAEPEIDVDEDVMETVKILYVRNLMIETSEETLRQVFGQFNPGCVERVKKIRDYAFVHFANRGDAVLAMDNLNGTEVEGSCIEVTLAKPVDKEQYTRYQKAAKGTTPAPETPQTNYIYQCDPYTLAYYGYPYNALIGPNREYFIKAGAIRGRGRAASGSRATGPRGSYLGGYSAGRGIYSRYHEGKAKQQDKPYELVPSLELAAVNPVGIKPGAMTLPTLGGQYPMFSSGPAAKLLEEGKMHAVEHLINPLAMQHDHSTAAAATAAVLPAVSTPPPFQGRPITPVYAMAHNVQRIPTAAAAAGLYGAGYGASYAVPIAAPTTATLAALQKNAAVAAAAYGAYAGYMPQAFPAAAAFQVPIHDIYQTY; this comes from the exons GCTCCTTAACAGATTGGATGGTTTTTCCATAATGACCGCAGAGGACTCCACAACGAAACCCGCCACCATGACCACACCCAACCCCAGCTCCCAGCCCGCCTGCCACCCCCAGCAACCCCACACCTCCGTGCCCGAGGGGGTGGCCGGGGCCCCCAACGAGCCGGCCCTGGTAGCCCTGATGGAGCGCACGGGCTACGGCATGGTCCAGGAGAACGGCCAGCGAAAGTACGGCCCCCCGCCCGGGTGGgatggccacgcccccccgcgGGGCTGCGAGATCTTCGTGGGGAAGATCCCGCGGGACGTCTACGAGGACGAGCTGGTGCCCGTCTTCGAGACGGTGGGGCGCATCTACGAGATGCGCCTGATGATGGACTTCGACGGGAAGAACCGGGGCTACGCCTTCGTCACGTACACCCAGAAGCACGAGGCCAAGCGGGCCGTGCGGGAGCTCAACAACTACGAGGTCCGCCCGGGGCGGCTCCTGGGCGTCTGCTGCTCGGTGGACAACTGCCGCCTCTTCATCGGGGGCATCCCGAAAACCAAGAAGCGCGAGGAGATCCTGGAGGAGGTCTCCAAGGTGACCGAGGGCGTGCTGGACGTCATCGTGTACGCCAGCGCCGCCGACAAGATGAAGAACCGCGGCTTCGCCTTCGTGGAGTACGAGAGCCACCGGGCGGCGGCCATGGCCCGGCGCAAGCTGATGCCGGGCCGCATCCAGCTGTGGGGCCACCAGATCGCCGTGGACTGGGCGGAGCCCGAGATCGACGTGGACGAGGACGTGATGGAGACGGTCAAGATCCTCTACGTGCGCAACCTGATGATCGAGACGTCGGAGGAGACGCTGCGGCAGGTCTTCGGCCAGTTCAACCCCGGGTGCGTGGAGCGCGTCAAGAAGATCCGCGACTACGCCTTCGTGCACTTCGCCAACCGCGGCGACGCCGTCCTCGCCATGGACAACCTCAACGGCACGGAGGTGGAGGGATCCTGCATCGAAGTGACTCTCGCCAAGCCCGTCGACAAGGAGCAGTACACTCGATACCAGAAGGCTGCCAAGGGGACCACCCCCGCCCCAGAGACCCCCCAGACCAACTACATTTACCAGTGCGATCCCTACACCCTCGCTTACTATGGGTACCCTTACAATGCACTCATAGGGCCCAACAGAGAATACTTCATCAAAG CAGGTGCTATAAGAGGGCGGGGCCGCGCAGCCTCAGGGAGCAGGGCCACGGGCCCGCGAGGGTCTTATCTGGGGGGCTACTCGGCCGGGCGCGGCATATACAGCAGGTACCACGAGGGCAAGGCCAAGCAGCAGGACAAGCCGTACGAGCTGGTGCCCAGCCTGGAGCTGGCAGCCGTCAACCCAGTGGGCATCAAGCCGGGCGCAA tgaCCCTCCCAACTCTGGGCGGTCAGTACCCCATGTTCTCCAGTGGCCCCGCTGCTAAACTATTGGAGGAGGGGAAGATGCACGCGGTCGAGCACCTGATCAACCCCCTGGCCATGCAGCACGACCACTCcacggccgccgccgccactgCCGCCGTCCTTCCCGCCgtctccaccccacccccattccaG GGCCGACCCATCACCCCGGTGTACGCCATGGCCCACAACGTCCAGCGCATcccgacggcggcggcggcggccggccTCTACGGGGCCGGCTACGGGGCCAGCTACGCCGTGCCCATCGCCGCGCCGACCACCGCCACCCTGGCGGCCCTGCAGAAGAACGCGGCCGTGGCGGCGGCCGCGTACGGAGCCTACGCCGGCTACATGCCTCAGGCCTTCCCCGCCGCCGCTGCCTTCCAGGTGCCCATTCATGACATCTATCAGACCTACTGA
- the LOC135259724 gene encoding RNA-binding protein 47-like isoform X4 has protein sequence MSARPCSRPTAPDAAGGGRLLNRLDGFSIMTAEDSTTKPATMTTPNPSSQPACHPQQPHTSVPEGVAGAPNEPALVALMERTGYGMVQENGQRKYGPPPGWDGHAPPRGCEIFVGKIPRDVYEDELVPVFETVGRIYEMRLMMDFDGKNRGYAFVTYTQKHEAKRAVRELNNYEVRPGRLLGVCCSVDNCRLFIGGIPKTKKREEILEEVSKVTEGVLDVIVYASAADKMKNRGFAFVEYESHRAAAMARRKLMPGRIQLWGHQIAVDWAEPEIDVDEDVMETVKILYVRNLMIETSEETLRQVFGQFNPGCVERVKKIRDYAFVHFANRGDAVLAMDNLNGTEVEGSCIEVTLAKPVDKEQYTRYQKAAKGTTPAPETPQTNYIYQCDPYTLAYYGYPYNALIGPNREYFIKGAIRGRGRAASGSRATGPRGSYLGGYSAGRGIYSRYHEGKAKQQDKPYELVPSLELAAVNPVGIKPGAMTLPTLGGQYPMFSSGPAAKLLEEGKMHAVEHLINPLAMQHDHSTAAAATAAVLPAVSTPPPFQGRPITPVYAMAHNVQRIPTAAAAAGLYGAGYGASYAVPIAAPTTATLAALQKNAAVAAAAYGAYAGYMPQAFPAAAAFQVPIHDIYQTY, from the exons GCTCCTTAACAGATTGGATGGTTTTTCCATAATGACCGCAGAGGACTCCACAACGAAACCCGCCACCATGACCACACCCAACCCCAGCTCCCAGCCCGCCTGCCACCCCCAGCAACCCCACACCTCCGTGCCCGAGGGGGTGGCCGGGGCCCCCAACGAGCCGGCCCTGGTAGCCCTGATGGAGCGCACGGGCTACGGCATGGTCCAGGAGAACGGCCAGCGAAAGTACGGCCCCCCGCCCGGGTGGgatggccacgcccccccgcgGGGCTGCGAGATCTTCGTGGGGAAGATCCCGCGGGACGTCTACGAGGACGAGCTGGTGCCCGTCTTCGAGACGGTGGGGCGCATCTACGAGATGCGCCTGATGATGGACTTCGACGGGAAGAACCGGGGCTACGCCTTCGTCACGTACACCCAGAAGCACGAGGCCAAGCGGGCCGTGCGGGAGCTCAACAACTACGAGGTCCGCCCGGGGCGGCTCCTGGGCGTCTGCTGCTCGGTGGACAACTGCCGCCTCTTCATCGGGGGCATCCCGAAAACCAAGAAGCGCGAGGAGATCCTGGAGGAGGTCTCCAAGGTGACCGAGGGCGTGCTGGACGTCATCGTGTACGCCAGCGCCGCCGACAAGATGAAGAACCGCGGCTTCGCCTTCGTGGAGTACGAGAGCCACCGGGCGGCGGCCATGGCCCGGCGCAAGCTGATGCCGGGCCGCATCCAGCTGTGGGGCCACCAGATCGCCGTGGACTGGGCGGAGCCCGAGATCGACGTGGACGAGGACGTGATGGAGACGGTCAAGATCCTCTACGTGCGCAACCTGATGATCGAGACGTCGGAGGAGACGCTGCGGCAGGTCTTCGGCCAGTTCAACCCCGGGTGCGTGGAGCGCGTCAAGAAGATCCGCGACTACGCCTTCGTGCACTTCGCCAACCGCGGCGACGCCGTCCTCGCCATGGACAACCTCAACGGCACGGAGGTGGAGGGATCCTGCATCGAAGTGACTCTCGCCAAGCCCGTCGACAAGGAGCAGTACACTCGATACCAGAAGGCTGCCAAGGGGACCACCCCCGCCCCAGAGACCCCCCAGACCAACTACATTTACCAGTGCGATCCCTACACCCTCGCTTACTATGGGTACCCTTACAATGCACTCATAGGGCCCAACAGAGAATACTTCATCAAAG GTGCTATAAGAGGGCGGGGCCGCGCAGCCTCAGGGAGCAGGGCCACGGGCCCGCGAGGGTCTTATCTGGGGGGCTACTCGGCCGGGCGCGGCATATACAGCAGGTACCACGAGGGCAAGGCCAAGCAGCAGGACAAGCCGTACGAGCTGGTGCCCAGCCTGGAGCTGGCAGCCGTCAACCCAGTGGGCATCAAGCCGGGCGCAA tgaCCCTCCCAACTCTGGGCGGTCAGTACCCCATGTTCTCCAGTGGCCCCGCTGCTAAACTATTGGAGGAGGGGAAGATGCACGCGGTCGAGCACCTGATCAACCCCCTGGCCATGCAGCACGACCACTCcacggccgccgccgccactgCCGCCGTCCTTCCCGCCgtctccaccccacccccattccaG GGCCGACCCATCACCCCGGTGTACGCCATGGCCCACAACGTCCAGCGCATcccgacggcggcggcggcggccggccTCTACGGGGCCGGCTACGGGGCCAGCTACGCCGTGCCCATCGCCGCGCCGACCACCGCCACCCTGGCGGCCCTGCAGAAGAACGCGGCCGTGGCGGCGGCCGCGTACGGAGCCTACGCCGGCTACATGCCTCAGGCCTTCCCCGCCGCCGCTGCCTTCCAGGTGCCCATTCATGACATCTATCAGACCTACTGA
- the LOC135259724 gene encoding RNA-binding protein 47-like isoform X5 — translation MGPCKPATVICFVTYLLLNRLDGFSIMTAEDSTTKPATMTTPNPSSQPACHPQQPHTSVPEGVAGAPNEPALVALMERTGYGMVQENGQRKYGPPPGWDGHAPPRGCEIFVGKIPRDVYEDELVPVFETVGRIYEMRLMMDFDGKNRGYAFVTYTQKHEAKRAVRELNNYEVRPGRLLGVCCSVDNCRLFIGGIPKTKKREEILEEVSKVTEGVLDVIVYASAADKMKNRGFAFVEYESHRAAAMARRKLMPGRIQLWGHQIAVDWAEPEIDVDEDVMETVKILYVRNLMIETSEETLRQVFGQFNPGCVERVKKIRDYAFVHFANRGDAVLAMDNLNGTEVEGSCIEVTLAKPVDKEQYTRYQKAAKGTTPAPETPQTNYIYQCDPYTLAYYGYPYNALIGPNREYFIKAGAIRGRGRAASGSRATGPRGSYLGGYSAGRGIYSRYHEGKAKQQDKPYELVPSLELAAVNPVGIKPGASQLTLPTLGGQYPMFSSGPAAKLLEEGKMHAVEHLINPLAMQHDHSTAAAATAAVLPAVSTPPPFQGRPITPVYAMAHNVQRIPTAAAAAGLYGAGYGASYAVPIAAPTTATLAALQKNAAVAAAAYGAYAGYMPQAFPAAAAFQVPIHDIYQTY, via the exons GCTCCTTAACAGATTGGATGGTTTTTCCATAATGACCGCAGAGGACTCCACAACGAAACCCGCCACCATGACCACACCCAACCCCAGCTCCCAGCCCGCCTGCCACCCCCAGCAACCCCACACCTCCGTGCCCGAGGGGGTGGCCGGGGCCCCCAACGAGCCGGCCCTGGTAGCCCTGATGGAGCGCACGGGCTACGGCATGGTCCAGGAGAACGGCCAGCGAAAGTACGGCCCCCCGCCCGGGTGGgatggccacgcccccccgcgGGGCTGCGAGATCTTCGTGGGGAAGATCCCGCGGGACGTCTACGAGGACGAGCTGGTGCCCGTCTTCGAGACGGTGGGGCGCATCTACGAGATGCGCCTGATGATGGACTTCGACGGGAAGAACCGGGGCTACGCCTTCGTCACGTACACCCAGAAGCACGAGGCCAAGCGGGCCGTGCGGGAGCTCAACAACTACGAGGTCCGCCCGGGGCGGCTCCTGGGCGTCTGCTGCTCGGTGGACAACTGCCGCCTCTTCATCGGGGGCATCCCGAAAACCAAGAAGCGCGAGGAGATCCTGGAGGAGGTCTCCAAGGTGACCGAGGGCGTGCTGGACGTCATCGTGTACGCCAGCGCCGCCGACAAGATGAAGAACCGCGGCTTCGCCTTCGTGGAGTACGAGAGCCACCGGGCGGCGGCCATGGCCCGGCGCAAGCTGATGCCGGGCCGCATCCAGCTGTGGGGCCACCAGATCGCCGTGGACTGGGCGGAGCCCGAGATCGACGTGGACGAGGACGTGATGGAGACGGTCAAGATCCTCTACGTGCGCAACCTGATGATCGAGACGTCGGAGGAGACGCTGCGGCAGGTCTTCGGCCAGTTCAACCCCGGGTGCGTGGAGCGCGTCAAGAAGATCCGCGACTACGCCTTCGTGCACTTCGCCAACCGCGGCGACGCCGTCCTCGCCATGGACAACCTCAACGGCACGGAGGTGGAGGGATCCTGCATCGAAGTGACTCTCGCCAAGCCCGTCGACAAGGAGCAGTACACTCGATACCAGAAGGCTGCCAAGGGGACCACCCCCGCCCCAGAGACCCCCCAGACCAACTACATTTACCAGTGCGATCCCTACACCCTCGCTTACTATGGGTACCCTTACAATGCACTCATAGGGCCCAACAGAGAATACTTCATCAAAG CAGGTGCTATAAGAGGGCGGGGCCGCGCAGCCTCAGGGAGCAGGGCCACGGGCCCGCGAGGGTCTTATCTGGGGGGCTACTCGGCCGGGCGCGGCATATACAGCAGGTACCACGAGGGCAAGGCCAAGCAGCAGGACAAGCCGTACGAGCTGGTGCCCAGCCTGGAGCTGGCAGCCGTCAACCCAGTGGGCATCAAGCCGGGCGCAAGTCAGT tgaCCCTCCCAACTCTGGGCGGTCAGTACCCCATGTTCTCCAGTGGCCCCGCTGCTAAACTATTGGAGGAGGGGAAGATGCACGCGGTCGAGCACCTGATCAACCCCCTGGCCATGCAGCACGACCACTCcacggccgccgccgccactgCCGCCGTCCTTCCCGCCgtctccaccccacccccattccaG GGCCGACCCATCACCCCGGTGTACGCCATGGCCCACAACGTCCAGCGCATcccgacggcggcggcggcggccggccTCTACGGGGCCGGCTACGGGGCCAGCTACGCCGTGCCCATCGCCGCGCCGACCACCGCCACCCTGGCGGCCCTGCAGAAGAACGCGGCCGTGGCGGCGGCCGCGTACGGAGCCTACGCCGGCTACATGCCTCAGGCCTTCCCCGCCGCCGCTGCCTTCCAGGTGCCCATTCATGACATCTATCAGACCTACTGA